Proteins found in one Neomonachus schauinslandi chromosome 1, ASM220157v2, whole genome shotgun sequence genomic segment:
- the LOC110576763 gene encoding eukaryotic translation initiation factor 3 subunit F-like has product MGVMFTPLTVKYAYYDTERIGVDLIMKTCFSPNRVIGLSSDLQQEGGASAHIQDALSTVLQYAEDVLSGKVSADNTVGRFLMSLVNQVPKIVPDDFETMLNSNINDLLMVTYLANLTQSQIALNEKLVNL; this is encoded by the coding sequence ATGGGGGTGATGTTCACACCTCTGACAGTGAAATATGCATATTATGACACCGAACGCATTGGAGTTGACCTGATCATGAAGACCTGTTTTAGCCCCAACCGGGTGATTGGGCTCTCAAGCGACTTGCAGCAAGAAGGAGGGGCATCAGCTCACATCCAGGATGCCCTAAGCACAGTGTTGCAGTATGCAGAGGATGTGCTGTCTGGAAAGGTGTCAGCTGACAATACTGTGGGCCGcttcttgatgagtctggttaACCAAGTACCCAAGATAGTTCCCGATGACTTTGAGACTATGCTCAACAGCAACATCAATGACCTGCTGATGGTGACCTACCTGGCCAATCTCACGCAGTCACAGATTGCCCTCAATGAGAAACTTGTAAACCTGTGA